Genomic window (Subtercola endophyticus):
CCCGCTATTGGCTGAGGCGGTCATTACGGTGATCCAGTCGCGGTTGATCGACGGCACCTTGGTGGCGCTGTAGCGAAAATACAGGGGAACCGAGGAGTCGAGCCAGATGCTGCTGCGGCCATCGCCGATAGCCGGATCGTCTTTCCACGAGAAGAAAAAACTCTCGCGCCGCCGCAACTTCGCGCCGATGACGATCTGCAGGTGCGTCAACACCCGGTCGTCGAATTCGATCTCGGTACCCGAATCACCGTAGACAAGCTTTCCCATGACACTCCTTGCGGCTAAGAATACTGTGCCGATCGCGCATCTGGTGAGAAGAGGTGTGGTCTGGCTTCGGACTACCCGATTGTCGGAAGCCAGACCACGGGAATTCGAGAAACCAAAGGCGTCAGAACTCGCACAATGATTATTCGGGAACTCCGATCGCGGTGTCTTCGTGGGGGAGAGACAACCGCGTCATGACAAAACTATGGCCGCATTCGACGGCGATTTCAAACTTGGCTCTTGCCCTTGACGAAGGCAGATGTGACCCCTATTCTGGGGGGTCTTTTTTGCGTTCCGGAGTTTCGCTCGTGCGAAGACAGTCGTCGATTGCCGTTAAAGCAAAAAGAGTTGTATTATCAGTTCAAGTCAATTGCACCTTTACTCGAATCCGGTATCCACTGTGAACAGTCAAGCACCAACGCTCGCCGTCTCCACGGTGATTTTCGCGTTGCGTGCGACGGATTCAGACGAGGGCACCCCCGCCACTCTCTGGCTGCCGCTTGTGCGGCGCATCCGTGAGCCGTTCGAGGGCCGCTGGGCGCTGCCGGGTGGCCCCATCGGCGGCGACGAGAGCCTGGCCGACGCTGCCGCCCGAAACCTGCTCGAGACCACGAGCCTCACCTCGCGGTACCTCGAGCAGCTCTACGCCTTCGGCACCGTCGACCGGTCGCCGAGCCAGCGCGTGGTCTCCATCGTGTACTGGGCGCTGGTGCGACCCGATGAGGCCGAACGGGCGGCTGAGAGCGAGAATGTGCGCTGGTTCGCCGCCGACGACCTCCCTTCGCTGGCGTTCGACCACAACACCATCGTGGAATACGCGCTCTGGCGGCTGCGCAACAAAATGGAGTACAGCCGCATCGCCCACGCGTTTCTGGGCGAGCGGTTCACCCTCACCCAATTGCGCGAGGTGTACGAAGCGGTTCTTCG
Coding sequences:
- a CDS encoding DUF7882 family protein — encoded protein: MGKLVYGDSGTEIEFDDRVLTHLQIVIGAKLRRRESFFFSWKDDPAIGDGRSSIWLDSSVPLYFRYSATKVPSINRDWITVMTASANSGAGLTFIEEPGDRTTPLPKSSA
- a CDS encoding NUDIX hydrolase, which translates into the protein MNSQAPTLAVSTVIFALRATDSDEGTPATLWLPLVRRIREPFEGRWALPGGPIGGDESLADAAARNLLETTSLTSRYLEQLYAFGTVDRSPSQRVVSIVYWALVRPDEAERAAESENVRWFAADDLPSLAFDHNTIVEYALWRLRNKMEYSRIAHAFLGERFTLTQLREVYEAVLRKPLDPANFRRQIESTKSVVATDERLAGGRHRPPRLYRYNESFDLADNGPLPVL